Proteins encoded by one window of Venturia canescens isolate UGA chromosome 2, ASM1945775v1, whole genome shotgun sequence:
- the LOC122407070 gene encoding uncharacterized protein isoform X2: MRAQGGIMQTEEVVPRAQSTGIDGSLTDSTSFEHPLHRSPLLQSPLPSSILMAVKQEPQEDDERSRDTNTLSQQADVDAALSPVEAGHLVHHHAHDAGLHNQVQGTEMTAGSTGQDNSGRARSSRRRRKSRWKLKFHHQALPPEYLDHYEATLAQEALNSSPNHMNESTIPSPAPTTSTSTSGSTPSPVGDVQGWLQRIAAMQQELYPRVVSSNEPLSLGAPYRRSVITSTTNPHPAGANHKNHHHNHQQNHHNTQVSQHHQVQQQPTPRPPMKYSDLPYMGEITLDNSKPRRGRKPKKADICHLIYKNYGTILPGTPGHEERKQQQQQQQQQQHASKDRPEATREQIQHHQTFQRTDIQNRISSLLEKRLTQESRKSLATIVDSHREQDEPLNLCIRDLNQLKIRILRKHGNVYESGNVKSEVSSDTDEVECLGTSFNGAPEATRSNEFANMSNNNSLVALNNNNNNEPLASPNNSGFVYWPNAGVLIHPMALQSQFLYYQKMAQNEKSLVKLTDAGSKEQKIVPKSIYTMLERSKSPTSLATGQGAQTSQQPIPLQSPPSPRPKRNAPVSHQIAPMKRKRSAIFIPPLPTENNNNPPTEVSICKFKFTGGAKPSLQEKKSLSVDSDGTFRYYTGTGDKSMRGYSVFPRESLQQPAGQAGTSAGAFLSATGERIPPPMVQCQRTANATVAATAVENDIRRKRKTRKSLQREKLEQTFKEKGFLIQTQQLESAEGATYCKFRQLRKFTRYLFRSWKDYLPGDVCDLSANANGHRVMDPDAITESQHPIVDSTVSLAGIIDMPNNPGLEQHRTLPLT, encoded by the exons ATGAGAGCCCAAG GGGGAATTATGCAGACCGAGGAAGTCGTGCCTCGTGCACAATCTACTGGGATAGACGGCTCCTTAACGGACAGTACAAGCTTCGAGCATCCGCTTCATCGTTCGCCGCTCCTCCAGTCCCCGCTGCCATCGTCAATCCTCATGGCGGTTAAACAGGAACCCCAGGAGGATGACGAACGGTCCCGAGACACGAACACTCTGAG CCAGCAAGCAGACGTGGACGCAGCACTATCACCGGTCGAGGCTGGACACCTTGTTCACCACCACGCTCATGATGCGGGGCTGCATAATCAAGTCCAGGGTACAGAGATGACCGCAGGGTCGACCGGTCAAGATAACAGCGGTAGAGCAAGATCCAG TCGGAGACGAAGGAAGTCACGCTGGAAGTTGAAATTTCATCATCAAGCTCTCCCACCAGAATATTTGGATCATTACGAGGCTACGCTGGCTCAAGAGGCACTGAACTCATCGCCGAATCACATGAACGAATCGACGATTCCGAGTCCGGCCCCGACGACTTCGACGTCAACATCCGGGTCGACGCCCAGTCCGGTAGGTGATGTTCAGGGTTGGCTGCAACGGATCGCTGCAATGCAGCAGGAACTTTACCCCCGGGTTGTGTCATCCAACGAACCGCTTTCACTCGGGGCACCCTATCGGAGATCCGTTATAACGTCAACCACAAACCCGCACCCGGCCGGTGCGAACCACAAAAATCACCATCACAATCATCAGCAAAATCATCACAACACTCAAGTTTCGCAGCACCATCAAGTTCAGCAGCAACCGACACCCAGGCCACCGATGAAGTATTCCGACCTTCCTTACATGGGAGAAATAACGTTAGACAACAGCAAACCACGGAGGGGTAGGAAGCCGAAGAAAGCTGACATTTGCCATTTGATTTACAAAAATTATGGCACAATATTGCCAGGGACGCCCGGTCACGAGGAACGgaagcagcagcaacagcaacagcaacagcagcaacacgcTTCCAAGGACAGGCCTGAAGCGACGAGAGAGCAAATCCAACATCACCAAACCTTCCAAAGAACCGACATACAAAATCGGATTAGTAGCCTCTTGGAAAAGCGACTGACCCAGGAGTCGAGGAAGAGTTTAGCGACGATCGTTGACAGCCACCGAGAGCAGGACGAACCTTTGAACTTGTGCATAAGGGACttgaatcaattgaaaatacgaATTCTGCGAAAACACGGAAACGTCTACGAGTCGGGAAACGTGAAGAGCGAGGTCTCCAGTGATACGGACGAGGTCGAATGTCTCGGAACGTCGTTCAACGGCGCTCCGGAGGCGACGAGATCAAACGAATTCGCCAACATGTCGAACAACAATAGTCTCGTCGCGTtgaataacaacaacaataacgaGCCTCTCGCAAGTCCGAATAATTCAGGCTTCGTTTACTGGCCCAATGCCGGGGTGTTGATCCATCCGATGGCGCTGCAGTCGCAATTCCTCTACTACCAGAAAATGGCCCAGAACGAGAAGAGTCTCGTGAAGCTCACCGATGCTGGATCGAAAGAGCAAAAGATTGTTCCTAAGTCGATATACACGATGCTGGAGAGGAGCAAGAGTCCGACGAGCCTAGCAACTGGACAAGGTGCGCAAACGAGTCAGCAGCCGATCCCGCTGCAGTCTCCGCCATCCCCGAGACCCAAACGAAACGCACCGGTCTCCCATCAAATAGCTCCCATGAAGAGAAAACGCTCGGCGATATTCATACCACCATTGCCGACGGAAAACAACAATAACCCACCGACCGAGGTGAGCATCTGCAAATTCAAGTTCACCGGCGGAGCGAAGCCTTCGTTGCAGGAGAAAAAGAGTCTCTCGGTCGACTCGGATGGCACTTTTAGATACTACACAGGCACCGGTGACAAGAGCATGAGAGGGTACAGCGTTTTTCCAAGGGAATCGCTGCAGCAGCCTGCCGGACAGGCTGGAACTTCCGCAGGTGCGTTTCTCAGTGCAACCGGGGAGAGGATTCCACCGCCGATGGTCCAGTGTCAGAGAACAGCGAACGCCACCGTCGCTGCGACTGCTGTCGAGAACGACATAAGGCGCAAGAGGAAAACCCGGAAGTCGTTGCAGCGCGAGAAACTCGAGCAGACTTTCAAGGAGAAGGGCTTCCTCATACAAACCCAACAGCTCGAATCCGCCGAGGGTGCGACTTACTGCAAGTTTCGTCAGTTGAGAAAATTCACGAGGTATCTCTTCCGCAGCTGGAAAGATTATCTGCCCGGCGACGTTTGCGATCTCAGTGCCAATGCCAACGGCCATCGGGTCATGGACCCCGACGCCATCACCGAGAGCCAACATCCGATCGTTGATTCGACAGTTTCGCTCGCTGGAATCATCGACATGCCGAACAACCCGGGACTCGAGCAGCACAGAACTTTACCCCTCACGTGA
- the LOC122407070 gene encoding uncharacterized protein isoform X1 produces MLPENTFPVTGGIMQTEEVVPRAQSTGIDGSLTDSTSFEHPLHRSPLLQSPLPSSILMAVKQEPQEDDERSRDTNTLSQQADVDAALSPVEAGHLVHHHAHDAGLHNQVQGTEMTAGSTGQDNSGRARSSRRRRKSRWKLKFHHQALPPEYLDHYEATLAQEALNSSPNHMNESTIPSPAPTTSTSTSGSTPSPVGDVQGWLQRIAAMQQELYPRVVSSNEPLSLGAPYRRSVITSTTNPHPAGANHKNHHHNHQQNHHNTQVSQHHQVQQQPTPRPPMKYSDLPYMGEITLDNSKPRRGRKPKKADICHLIYKNYGTILPGTPGHEERKQQQQQQQQQQHASKDRPEATREQIQHHQTFQRTDIQNRISSLLEKRLTQESRKSLATIVDSHREQDEPLNLCIRDLNQLKIRILRKHGNVYESGNVKSEVSSDTDEVECLGTSFNGAPEATRSNEFANMSNNNSLVALNNNNNNEPLASPNNSGFVYWPNAGVLIHPMALQSQFLYYQKMAQNEKSLVKLTDAGSKEQKIVPKSIYTMLERSKSPTSLATGQGAQTSQQPIPLQSPPSPRPKRNAPVSHQIAPMKRKRSAIFIPPLPTENNNNPPTEVSICKFKFTGGAKPSLQEKKSLSVDSDGTFRYYTGTGDKSMRGYSVFPRESLQQPAGQAGTSAGAFLSATGERIPPPMVQCQRTANATVAATAVENDIRRKRKTRKSLQREKLEQTFKEKGFLIQTQQLESAEGATYCKFRQLRKFTRYLFRSWKDYLPGDVCDLSANANGHRVMDPDAITESQHPIVDSTVSLAGIIDMPNNPGLEQHRTLPLT; encoded by the exons ATGTTGCCGGAAAATACGTTTCCCGTCACAG GGGGAATTATGCAGACCGAGGAAGTCGTGCCTCGTGCACAATCTACTGGGATAGACGGCTCCTTAACGGACAGTACAAGCTTCGAGCATCCGCTTCATCGTTCGCCGCTCCTCCAGTCCCCGCTGCCATCGTCAATCCTCATGGCGGTTAAACAGGAACCCCAGGAGGATGACGAACGGTCCCGAGACACGAACACTCTGAG CCAGCAAGCAGACGTGGACGCAGCACTATCACCGGTCGAGGCTGGACACCTTGTTCACCACCACGCTCATGATGCGGGGCTGCATAATCAAGTCCAGGGTACAGAGATGACCGCAGGGTCGACCGGTCAAGATAACAGCGGTAGAGCAAGATCCAG TCGGAGACGAAGGAAGTCACGCTGGAAGTTGAAATTTCATCATCAAGCTCTCCCACCAGAATATTTGGATCATTACGAGGCTACGCTGGCTCAAGAGGCACTGAACTCATCGCCGAATCACATGAACGAATCGACGATTCCGAGTCCGGCCCCGACGACTTCGACGTCAACATCCGGGTCGACGCCCAGTCCGGTAGGTGATGTTCAGGGTTGGCTGCAACGGATCGCTGCAATGCAGCAGGAACTTTACCCCCGGGTTGTGTCATCCAACGAACCGCTTTCACTCGGGGCACCCTATCGGAGATCCGTTATAACGTCAACCACAAACCCGCACCCGGCCGGTGCGAACCACAAAAATCACCATCACAATCATCAGCAAAATCATCACAACACTCAAGTTTCGCAGCACCATCAAGTTCAGCAGCAACCGACACCCAGGCCACCGATGAAGTATTCCGACCTTCCTTACATGGGAGAAATAACGTTAGACAACAGCAAACCACGGAGGGGTAGGAAGCCGAAGAAAGCTGACATTTGCCATTTGATTTACAAAAATTATGGCACAATATTGCCAGGGACGCCCGGTCACGAGGAACGgaagcagcagcaacagcaacagcaacagcagcaacacgcTTCCAAGGACAGGCCTGAAGCGACGAGAGAGCAAATCCAACATCACCAAACCTTCCAAAGAACCGACATACAAAATCGGATTAGTAGCCTCTTGGAAAAGCGACTGACCCAGGAGTCGAGGAAGAGTTTAGCGACGATCGTTGACAGCCACCGAGAGCAGGACGAACCTTTGAACTTGTGCATAAGGGACttgaatcaattgaaaatacgaATTCTGCGAAAACACGGAAACGTCTACGAGTCGGGAAACGTGAAGAGCGAGGTCTCCAGTGATACGGACGAGGTCGAATGTCTCGGAACGTCGTTCAACGGCGCTCCGGAGGCGACGAGATCAAACGAATTCGCCAACATGTCGAACAACAATAGTCTCGTCGCGTtgaataacaacaacaataacgaGCCTCTCGCAAGTCCGAATAATTCAGGCTTCGTTTACTGGCCCAATGCCGGGGTGTTGATCCATCCGATGGCGCTGCAGTCGCAATTCCTCTACTACCAGAAAATGGCCCAGAACGAGAAGAGTCTCGTGAAGCTCACCGATGCTGGATCGAAAGAGCAAAAGATTGTTCCTAAGTCGATATACACGATGCTGGAGAGGAGCAAGAGTCCGACGAGCCTAGCAACTGGACAAGGTGCGCAAACGAGTCAGCAGCCGATCCCGCTGCAGTCTCCGCCATCCCCGAGACCCAAACGAAACGCACCGGTCTCCCATCAAATAGCTCCCATGAAGAGAAAACGCTCGGCGATATTCATACCACCATTGCCGACGGAAAACAACAATAACCCACCGACCGAGGTGAGCATCTGCAAATTCAAGTTCACCGGCGGAGCGAAGCCTTCGTTGCAGGAGAAAAAGAGTCTCTCGGTCGACTCGGATGGCACTTTTAGATACTACACAGGCACCGGTGACAAGAGCATGAGAGGGTACAGCGTTTTTCCAAGGGAATCGCTGCAGCAGCCTGCCGGACAGGCTGGAACTTCCGCAGGTGCGTTTCTCAGTGCAACCGGGGAGAGGATTCCACCGCCGATGGTCCAGTGTCAGAGAACAGCGAACGCCACCGTCGCTGCGACTGCTGTCGAGAACGACATAAGGCGCAAGAGGAAAACCCGGAAGTCGTTGCAGCGCGAGAAACTCGAGCAGACTTTCAAGGAGAAGGGCTTCCTCATACAAACCCAACAGCTCGAATCCGCCGAGGGTGCGACTTACTGCAAGTTTCGTCAGTTGAGAAAATTCACGAGGTATCTCTTCCGCAGCTGGAAAGATTATCTGCCCGGCGACGTTTGCGATCTCAGTGCCAATGCCAACGGCCATCGGGTCATGGACCCCGACGCCATCACCGAGAGCCAACATCCGATCGTTGATTCGACAGTTTCGCTCGCTGGAATCATCGACATGCCGAACAACCCGGGACTCGAGCAGCACAGAACTTTACCCCTCACGTGA
- the LOC122407070 gene encoding uncharacterized protein isoform X3, which yields MTAGSTGQDNSGRARSSRRRRKSRWKLKFHHQALPPEYLDHYEATLAQEALNSSPNHMNESTIPSPAPTTSTSTSGSTPSPVGDVQGWLQRIAAMQQELYPRVVSSNEPLSLGAPYRRSVITSTTNPHPAGANHKNHHHNHQQNHHNTQVSQHHQVQQQPTPRPPMKYSDLPYMGEITLDNSKPRRGRKPKKADICHLIYKNYGTILPGTPGHEERKQQQQQQQQQQHASKDRPEATREQIQHHQTFQRTDIQNRISSLLEKRLTQESRKSLATIVDSHREQDEPLNLCIRDLNQLKIRILRKHGNVYESGNVKSEVSSDTDEVECLGTSFNGAPEATRSNEFANMSNNNSLVALNNNNNNEPLASPNNSGFVYWPNAGVLIHPMALQSQFLYYQKMAQNEKSLVKLTDAGSKEQKIVPKSIYTMLERSKSPTSLATGQGAQTSQQPIPLQSPPSPRPKRNAPVSHQIAPMKRKRSAIFIPPLPTENNNNPPTEVSICKFKFTGGAKPSLQEKKSLSVDSDGTFRYYTGTGDKSMRGYSVFPRESLQQPAGQAGTSAGAFLSATGERIPPPMVQCQRTANATVAATAVENDIRRKRKTRKSLQREKLEQTFKEKGFLIQTQQLESAEGATYCKFRQLRKFTRYLFRSWKDYLPGDVCDLSANANGHRVMDPDAITESQHPIVDSTVSLAGIIDMPNNPGLEQHRTLPLT from the exons ATGACCGCAGGGTCGACCGGTCAAGATAACAGCGGTAGAGCAAGATCCAG TCGGAGACGAAGGAAGTCACGCTGGAAGTTGAAATTTCATCATCAAGCTCTCCCACCAGAATATTTGGATCATTACGAGGCTACGCTGGCTCAAGAGGCACTGAACTCATCGCCGAATCACATGAACGAATCGACGATTCCGAGTCCGGCCCCGACGACTTCGACGTCAACATCCGGGTCGACGCCCAGTCCGGTAGGTGATGTTCAGGGTTGGCTGCAACGGATCGCTGCAATGCAGCAGGAACTTTACCCCCGGGTTGTGTCATCCAACGAACCGCTTTCACTCGGGGCACCCTATCGGAGATCCGTTATAACGTCAACCACAAACCCGCACCCGGCCGGTGCGAACCACAAAAATCACCATCACAATCATCAGCAAAATCATCACAACACTCAAGTTTCGCAGCACCATCAAGTTCAGCAGCAACCGACACCCAGGCCACCGATGAAGTATTCCGACCTTCCTTACATGGGAGAAATAACGTTAGACAACAGCAAACCACGGAGGGGTAGGAAGCCGAAGAAAGCTGACATTTGCCATTTGATTTACAAAAATTATGGCACAATATTGCCAGGGACGCCCGGTCACGAGGAACGgaagcagcagcaacagcaacagcaacagcagcaacacgcTTCCAAGGACAGGCCTGAAGCGACGAGAGAGCAAATCCAACATCACCAAACCTTCCAAAGAACCGACATACAAAATCGGATTAGTAGCCTCTTGGAAAAGCGACTGACCCAGGAGTCGAGGAAGAGTTTAGCGACGATCGTTGACAGCCACCGAGAGCAGGACGAACCTTTGAACTTGTGCATAAGGGACttgaatcaattgaaaatacgaATTCTGCGAAAACACGGAAACGTCTACGAGTCGGGAAACGTGAAGAGCGAGGTCTCCAGTGATACGGACGAGGTCGAATGTCTCGGAACGTCGTTCAACGGCGCTCCGGAGGCGACGAGATCAAACGAATTCGCCAACATGTCGAACAACAATAGTCTCGTCGCGTtgaataacaacaacaataacgaGCCTCTCGCAAGTCCGAATAATTCAGGCTTCGTTTACTGGCCCAATGCCGGGGTGTTGATCCATCCGATGGCGCTGCAGTCGCAATTCCTCTACTACCAGAAAATGGCCCAGAACGAGAAGAGTCTCGTGAAGCTCACCGATGCTGGATCGAAAGAGCAAAAGATTGTTCCTAAGTCGATATACACGATGCTGGAGAGGAGCAAGAGTCCGACGAGCCTAGCAACTGGACAAGGTGCGCAAACGAGTCAGCAGCCGATCCCGCTGCAGTCTCCGCCATCCCCGAGACCCAAACGAAACGCACCGGTCTCCCATCAAATAGCTCCCATGAAGAGAAAACGCTCGGCGATATTCATACCACCATTGCCGACGGAAAACAACAATAACCCACCGACCGAGGTGAGCATCTGCAAATTCAAGTTCACCGGCGGAGCGAAGCCTTCGTTGCAGGAGAAAAAGAGTCTCTCGGTCGACTCGGATGGCACTTTTAGATACTACACAGGCACCGGTGACAAGAGCATGAGAGGGTACAGCGTTTTTCCAAGGGAATCGCTGCAGCAGCCTGCCGGACAGGCTGGAACTTCCGCAGGTGCGTTTCTCAGTGCAACCGGGGAGAGGATTCCACCGCCGATGGTCCAGTGTCAGAGAACAGCGAACGCCACCGTCGCTGCGACTGCTGTCGAGAACGACATAAGGCGCAAGAGGAAAACCCGGAAGTCGTTGCAGCGCGAGAAACTCGAGCAGACTTTCAAGGAGAAGGGCTTCCTCATACAAACCCAACAGCTCGAATCCGCCGAGGGTGCGACTTACTGCAAGTTTCGTCAGTTGAGAAAATTCACGAGGTATCTCTTCCGCAGCTGGAAAGATTATCTGCCCGGCGACGTTTGCGATCTCAGTGCCAATGCCAACGGCCATCGGGTCATGGACCCCGACGCCATCACCGAGAGCCAACATCCGATCGTTGATTCGACAGTTTCGCTCGCTGGAATCATCGACATGCCGAACAACCCGGGACTCGAGCAGCACAGAACTTTACCCCTCACGTGA